One Mycolicibacterium goodii genomic region harbors:
- a CDS encoding SDR family NAD(P)-dependent oxidoreductase, with translation MGRLDGKVALITGAARGQGREMAELFMRENATAVYSADVLDAADAQNSKVTFLQMDVTKSDQWRTVVDQIVSDHGRIDILINNAAICLYEPILETTDEIYDRVLDIDLKSIFYGMKTVLPHMVAAKKGSIINVSSIWGLAGVPNSYAYQAAKGAILNVSKNVAATHGPDGVRCNSLHPGYILSPMNEHQAPEINAALIAGTVLGRPGQPIETAYAALFLASDESSYVTGTALVVDGGYLAP, from the coding sequence ATGGGACGACTGGACGGCAAAGTGGCCCTCATCACCGGCGCCGCTCGAGGTCAAGGCCGGGAGATGGCCGAGTTGTTCATGCGGGAGAACGCCACGGCGGTCTATTCGGCGGACGTTCTGGACGCCGCCGACGCGCAGAACAGCAAGGTCACGTTCCTCCAGATGGACGTGACGAAGAGCGACCAGTGGAGAACGGTGGTCGACCAGATCGTCAGCGATCACGGCCGCATCGACATCCTGATCAACAACGCGGCGATCTGCCTCTACGAACCGATCCTCGAAACGACCGACGAGATCTACGACCGTGTCCTCGACATCGACCTGAAGAGCATCTTCTACGGCATGAAGACCGTGCTGCCGCACATGGTCGCGGCGAAGAAGGGGTCGATCATCAACGTGTCGTCGATCTGGGGCCTCGCCGGCGTGCCGAATTCGTATGCCTATCAGGCGGCCAAGGGAGCGATCCTCAACGTCAGCAAGAACGTCGCGGCCACGCACGGCCCCGACGGCGTGCGGTGCAATTCGCTTCACCCCGGCTACATCCTCTCGCCGATGAACGAGCACCAGGCACCTGAGATCAACGCGGCGCTGATCGCAGGCACCGTGCTCGGCCGGCCCGGCCAGCCCATCGAGACGGCTTATGCCGCACTGTTTCTCGCGAGCGACGAGTCCAGCTATGTCACCGGGACGGCGCTTGTGGTCGACGGCGGCTACCTCGCGCCGTAG
- the hpt gene encoding hypoxanthine phosphoribosyltransferase has protein sequence MYAGDIKSVLLSEEQIRTRTAELAAAIADEYRDNLGDDDLLLVTVLKGAVMFVTDLARSIPLPTQLEFMAVSSYGSSTSSSGVVRILKDLDRDINNRDVLIVEDIIDSGLTLSWLLRNLATRHPRSLKVCTLLRKPDAVRTDIDVEYVGFDIPNEFVVGYGLDYAERYRDLPFIGLLDPKVYTP, from the coding sequence ATGTATGCGGGAGACATCAAGTCGGTATTGCTGTCCGAGGAGCAGATCCGGACGCGTACCGCAGAGCTCGCGGCGGCGATCGCCGATGAGTATCGGGACAACCTCGGGGACGACGACCTCTTGCTGGTCACGGTGCTCAAGGGTGCGGTCATGTTCGTCACCGACCTGGCGCGTTCGATCCCGTTGCCCACGCAGCTGGAGTTCATGGCGGTCAGCTCCTACGGATCCTCGACGTCGTCGTCGGGTGTGGTGCGCATCCTCAAGGACCTCGACCGCGACATCAACAACCGCGACGTGCTGATCGTCGAGGACATCATCGACTCCGGCCTGACGCTGTCGTGGTTGCTGCGCAACCTGGCCACGCGGCACCCGCGCTCACTGAAGGTGTGCACACTGCTGCGCAAACCCGATGCGGTGCGCACGGACATCGACGTCGAATACGTCGGGTTCGACATCCCGAACGAGTTCGTCGTCGGCTACGGCCTCGACTACGCCGAGCGGTACCGCGACCTGCCCTTCATCGGCCTGCTCGACCCGAAGGTCTACACGCCCTGA